Proteins encoded in a region of the Balneola sp. genome:
- a CDS encoding ABC transporter permease has translation MKFDLEAKIAAWKKKLKANRVFDDGDIKEYEEHLRDEVNFLVDNGMDEEEAFYKSVKNFGEPKNLAREFKSVVQIKNPVKRRLHLAELSFLSLLPNYLKLSARSMLRNKFYTTINIISVALGLIVSVIILQYYFYETNQDTYVEDYDRVYRINAGRVNDSGERTLKTAINFPALAGTLREESESVEEVAQLVGNGTIFRKDEAVFQENGIFYTDGSSVLCVFSVELIIGSSEDLDKPNTIFLSEELAEKYFNNENAIGQAIEVIDVVGNWELFEVKGVYKEFPEISHIQPTALLNNTDIVQKLVDSGSFGPIPYDDIVWRLRNNYTYAKLKPENNAGLLEEELNAIIDRYRAGFDARQGINTILWHQPISTIHTTPDILNEPKQVADTQSLKFIFWIGIAALLIGWINYVNLSTAQSIKRAKEVGIRKVMGSSKSQLIIQFILESILVNLIAIFISIGLLMVLSQRFEDLIGLNVFDYVLEFKPYWAAFLMALFIGILFSGFYPALIFSRFKPISTLKGAFKNSKSGIALRKSLVLLQFSLSLFLIICIYVVFNQIHYIKNLDKGLDLENTYVINAPTFVEGNSLSRFEVFKRDLEAIPGISNVTNSSIIPGNSALPSMMAEKLVKEANEERIRLNYARADHAYFDHYKITLSEGRYFEEERGTEDQAVVVNEKALELLGFNSVSDAVNKRIVTSIGDTLEIIGVTQNYAQQSMQMEYIPLMLQLPVESGYIAGMGATSLKIDSGNLSGITEQIEGVFNTHFPGDIFNGFFLEDQFNQAYALEDRFQRIFGGFTIISILITILGLIGLSSYMSRQRKKEIGIRKVLGSSEIQIVKLLLNDYFKLIIFSCVLSIPVAIWWFKVWLDKFPFKYAPGVLAFLIPITILLAITVISVSKQSIQAAIVNPVNSLKED, from the coding sequence TCCTTTTTAAGCCTGCTGCCGAATTACCTCAAATTGTCGGCTAGAAGCATGTTGAGGAATAAATTCTACACAACGATAAATATAATAAGCGTGGCTCTTGGGCTTATCGTAAGTGTGATTATTCTACAGTACTATTTTTATGAGACAAATCAGGATACCTATGTCGAAGATTATGATAGGGTTTATCGAATTAATGCAGGAAGGGTAAATGATAGTGGAGAAAGGACACTAAAGACGGCGATAAATTTTCCAGCTTTAGCAGGAACATTACGAGAAGAAAGTGAATCGGTTGAAGAGGTTGCTCAGCTAGTTGGAAATGGTACCATATTTAGAAAAGACGAAGCTGTATTCCAGGAGAATGGGATATTTTATACTGATGGCTCTTCCGTCTTATGCGTGTTTTCAGTTGAGCTAATTATCGGGTCGTCAGAAGACCTGGATAAACCTAATACAATCTTTTTATCAGAGGAGCTGGCTGAGAAGTATTTTAATAATGAGAATGCAATAGGTCAGGCTATAGAAGTAATTGATGTAGTAGGTAATTGGGAGTTGTTTGAAGTGAAAGGGGTTTATAAGGAGTTTCCTGAAATTTCTCATATACAACCAACTGCATTGCTAAACAATACGGATATAGTTCAAAAGTTGGTAGATAGCGGAAGCTTTGGTCCTATTCCTTATGACGATATCGTTTGGAGATTGAGGAATAATTATACCTACGCAAAACTAAAACCAGAGAACAATGCTGGTCTTCTTGAGGAAGAACTGAATGCTATTATAGACAGATACCGTGCTGGATTTGATGCCAGGCAGGGAATAAATACGATTCTATGGCATCAACCTATTTCAACCATTCATACCACTCCCGACATTTTGAATGAGCCAAAGCAAGTAGCGGATACTCAGTCTCTTAAATTCATTTTTTGGATAGGAATAGCAGCCCTATTGATTGGTTGGATTAACTACGTGAATTTATCGACGGCTCAATCAATTAAGAGGGCTAAAGAAGTAGGAATTAGAAAGGTGATGGGTTCCTCGAAATCACAATTGATTATTCAATTTATTCTGGAATCAATTCTAGTGAATTTAATAGCCATATTTATATCTATTGGGCTATTGATGGTACTAAGTCAGCGCTTTGAGGACTTAATCGGGTTAAATGTATTTGATTATGTTCTGGAGTTTAAACCTTATTGGGCCGCTTTTTTAATGGCATTATTTATTGGGATACTTTTTTCAGGTTTCTATCCCGCCCTTATATTTTCGAGGTTTAAACCCATTTCAACACTAAAGGGAGCATTCAAAAATTCTAAAAGTGGTATAGCGTTAAGGAAATCTTTGGTCCTGCTACAATTCTCATTATCACTCTTCCTGATCATTTGTATTTACGTTGTCTTTAATCAAATTCACTACATAAAAAACCTGGATAAGGGATTGGATCTTGAGAATACCTATGTAATCAATGCGCCAACTTTTGTTGAAGGAAATTCACTTTCAAGATTCGAAGTTTTTAAAAGAGATTTAGAGGCTATTCCCGGAATTAGTAATGTCACAAATTCATCCATAATCCCCGGGAACTCGGCGCTTCCATCAATGATGGCCGAAAAGCTTGTCAAAGAGGCTAACGAGGAACGCATAAGATTAAATTATGCACGAGCAGATCACGCATACTTCGATCACTACAAAATTACACTTTCGGAAGGCAGGTATTTTGAAGAAGAAAGGGGAACAGAAGACCAGGCTGTTGTAGTAAATGAAAAAGCTCTTGAGTTACTTGGTTTTAATAGTGTAAGTGATGCAGTGAATAAAAGAATCGTTACTAGTATTGGGGACACCTTAGAAATAATAGGAGTAACCCAGAACTATGCCCAACAAAGTATGCAAATGGAATACATTCCCTTGATGCTCCAACTTCCTGTAGAGTCGGGGTATATAGCGGGAATGGGGGCCACATCACTTAAGATTGATTCAGGAAATCTTTCTGGCATTACCGAACAAATTGAAGGCGTATTTAATACCCACTTCCCGGGCGATATATTCAACGGCTTTTTCCTTGAAGACCAATTTAACCAGGCATATGCCCTGGAAGACCGATTTCAGAGAATTTTTGGTGGCTTTACTATAATCTCCATTCTAATAACCATTCTGGGACTAATTGGTCTTTCTTCCTATATGAGTAGACAAAGAAAAAAAGAAATAGGGATTAGAAAAGTTCTGGGGTCTTCTGAAATTCAGATAGTAAAACTGCTACTGAATGATTATTTCAAGCTTATCATATTTTCGTGTGTGCTAAGTATACCGGTTGCAATATGGTGGTTTAAAGTTTGGCTGGATAAGTTCCCGTTCAAATATGCACCAGGGGTTTTAGCCTTTCTTATACCAATCACCATTCTCTTAGCGATAACAGTTATTTCTGTTAGCAAACAGTCGATACAGGCAGCAATTGTGAACCCTGTGAATAGCCTGAAAGAGGACTAA